In a single window of the Raphanus sativus cultivar WK10039 chromosome 9, ASM80110v3, whole genome shotgun sequence genome:
- the LOC108826977 gene encoding uncharacterized protein LOC108826977: MVKMNPNTIVKNLLLFLLLQISSFSIVIFSMEQLYRKPYKSEYSIRPNTVTRIVVSNELWGLRKGNAGFICAHGPKVWRKSNPGDRYVVIEFQHTAWFLATQVTMVSYAGRSDFVSTELNIRNEMQGLKRPEIVYHCQAINSGLEYGWRRAKKPPLGHTFHVLLEGGQTLEEEIHRCHFRACAAHVVTPEGIMFHGKEWDFKERYPRLIPRTYLEAKWKPWPRRSGRDRGDTRSQRRSGNSIESGDVRFSIMLKNEMYGLKRPTVVYRCKSSEKSLRWHQSYKKTEFTWDFEVPPFGNGVVIHQCHFMSSQGTADVIIKTLSMTSILCGGHVCKYVIGPNGIYFVGFETYYPHNVLLRFVELVRPVVKLVEPWKAWSPRQLKELRAQRNRTRSEEDKEYDDEKEKHD, translated from the exons ATGGTGAAGATGAATCCCAACACCATAGTTAAAAACCTCCTCCTCTTTCTCCTGCTACAAATCTCCAGCTTCTCCATCGTTATCTTCTCTATGGAGCAATTGTATAGGAAACCTTATAAATCGGAGTATAGCATAAGACCAAACACTGTCACACGTATCGTCGTGTCCAACGAACTATGGGGTCTTAGGAAAGGAAACGCTGGCTTTATATGCGCTCATGGTCCCAAGGTTTGGCGTAAAAGCAATCCGGGAGACCGGTACGTTGTAATCGAATTCCAACACACTG CGTGGTTTCTTGCAACGCAGGTAACCATGGTCTCCTACGCAGGGAGGTCAGATTTCGTCTCAACGGAGCTGAACATACGCAATGAAATGCAAGGCTTGAAACGACCAGAGATAGTTTACCACTGTCAAGCTATAAATAGTGGCCTTGAATACGGATGGCGACGAGCCAAAAAGCCACCGTTGGGCCATACCTTCCATGTACTCTTGGAAGGAGGCCAAACACTGGAGGAGGAGATTCACCGCTGCCATTTCCG GGCGTGTGCCGCTCATGTGGTTACACCGGAAGGGATAATGTTTCACGGTAAAGAATGGGATTTTAAAGAGAGGTATCCAAGGCTGATACCACGGACATATCTTGAAGCTAAGTGGAAACCTTGGCCACGACGCAGCGGCCGCGACCGTGGGGACACGAGAAGCCAACGTCGCTCCGGAA ACTCAATTGAAAGTGGAGATGTGCGTTTCTCTATAATGTTAAAAAACGAAATGTACGGCTTAAAACGTCCAACGGTTGTCTACCGGTGCAAGTCGTCTGAAAAATCTCTCCGGTGGCACCAATCATATAAGAAAACGGAGTTTACATGGGATTTCGAAGTCCCGCCATTTGGAAACGGCGTGGTCATTCACCAGTGCCACTTCATGTCGAGCCAAGGGACAGCGGATGTCATTATCAAGACGTTGTCGATGACATCGATCTTGTGCGGAGGGCATGTGTGTAAATATGTTATTGGGCCGAACGGTATATATTTCGTTGGTTTTGAGACCTATTATCCGCACAATGTTTTGTTAAGATTTGTGGAGTTGGTAAGGCCTGTTGTCAAGCTTGTTGAACCATGGAAGGCGTGGTCACCCCGGCAGCTGAAGGAGTTACGAGCGCAACGCAACCGCACCAGGTCAGAGGAAGACAAAGAATATGATGACGAGAAGGAGAAACACGATTAG
- the LOC108825642 gene encoding cytokinin riboside 5'-monophosphate phosphoribohydrolase LOG8, whose protein sequence is MEKNQRFRKVCVFCGSNSGHRDVFSLAAIELGNELVKRKIDLVYGGGSVGLMGLISRRVSEGGCHVLGIIPQALMPIEISGETVGEVRVVADMHERKAAMAQEAEAFIALPGGYGTMEELLEIITWAQLGIHKKTVGLLNVDGYYNNLLALFDTGVEEGFIKPGARNILVSAPSAKELLEKMELYTPSHKHIASHQSWEVKQLAGDS, encoded by the exons atggagAAGAACCAGAGATTCAgaaaagtttgtgttttttgCGGAAGTAACTCTGGCCATAGAGATGTTTTCAGCCTTGCTGCTATCGAACTTGGCAATGAACTC GTGAAAAGAAAGATAGATTTGGTTTATGGAGGAGGAAGTGTTGGACTAATGGGTCTGATATCTCGGAGAGTCTCAGAAGGTGGTTGTCATGTACTCGG GATCATCCCACAAGCTCTGATGCCTATTGAG ATATCTGGTGAGACTGTTGGAGAAGTAAGAGTTGTTGCAGACATGCACGAGCGCAAAGCAGCAATGGCACAAGAAGCTGAGGCTTTCATTGCCCTCCCTG GAGGTTATGGAACAATGGAGGAACTGCTGGAGATTATAACATGGGCACAGCTTGGTATCCATAAGAAGACG GTTGGTCTTTTGAATGTTGATGGTTACTACAACAATCTGCTTGCTTTGTTTGACACTGGAGTTGAAGAGGGTTTTATTAAGCCAGGTGCTCGTAACATCCTTGTTTCTGCGCCATCTGCCAAAGAACTCCTGGAGAAGATGGAG CTATATACTCCTTCGCACAAGCACATTGCTTCTCACCAGAGCTGGGAAGTAAAGCAACTAGCTGGAGATTCTTAA
- the LOC108825216 gene encoding probable WRKY transcription factor 50, with amino-acid sequence MASVAAATTTASAVKKEKKKVNERVAFKTESEVEVLDDGFKWRKYGKKMVKNSPNPRNYYKCSADGCPVKKRVERDRVDPSFVITTYEGSHNHASRN; translated from the exons ATGGCTTCTGTTGCCGCTGCTACAACCACTGCTTCTGCCG ttaagaaagagaagaagaaagttaatGAGAGAGTTGCATTCAAGACAGAGTCTGAAGTTGAAGTGCTTGACGACGGATTCAAGTGGAGAAAGTATGGGAAGAAGATGGTCAAGAACAGCCCCAATCCCAG AAACTACTACAAATGTTCAGCTGATGGCTGTCCCGTGAAGAAAAGGGTTGAAAGAGATAGAGTTGATCCGAGCTTTGTGATAACAACTTATGAGGGTTCTCACAATCATGCAAGCAGGAACTAA